A genomic stretch from Sulfurimonas sediminis includes:
- a CDS encoding epoxyqueuosine reductase QueH → MLVHICCSVDSHFFLEKLQKDFPDEKLTGFFYDPNIHPYSEYQLRLLDVKRSCDKLGIELLEGEYDYENWLEAVRGLENEPEKGARCEVCFDKRFTTSAKKALELGEKKITTTLLVSPLKSQEQLKRVGDEFYKSHGVEFVAVDYRSGGGTQNQSRVTKEEQLYRQDYCGCIFGLTMQRDQQNKLMDEMFSPISGQMLPASIEERLYMYTKRNNLEDEGKVYKIIKQKFLNYRQFKCKLTSGKKDILEAYALSYSTLPRKKAQGRIEFSHNGVHYFNREEIKFITLQTYNDLSKSTYKSVKELIYNPLDFEKEQRLRAVVSGSDYDITPIIVVQDIPQAKLMLELDAKVYEDTKEKLIIFS, encoded by the coding sequence ATCTTAGTACACATCTGTTGCAGTGTTGACTCACACTTCTTTCTGGAAAAACTTCAAAAAGATTTTCCGGATGAAAAACTGACCGGTTTTTTTTATGACCCGAATATTCACCCCTATTCTGAATATCAACTGCGATTACTTGATGTAAAACGCAGTTGTGACAAACTCGGAATAGAACTTTTAGAAGGCGAATATGACTATGAAAACTGGCTTGAAGCAGTTCGTGGACTCGAAAATGAACCTGAAAAAGGGGCTCGTTGTGAAGTCTGTTTTGACAAACGTTTTACAACAAGTGCAAAAAAAGCCCTCGAACTCGGTGAAAAGAAGATAACAACAACACTTTTGGTAAGTCCGCTCAAGTCCCAGGAACAGCTTAAACGTGTCGGTGACGAATTTTATAAAAGTCACGGTGTTGAGTTTGTAGCCGTTGACTACAGAAGCGGCGGCGGAACACAGAATCAAAGCCGTGTCACAAAAGAAGAACAACTCTACCGTCAGGACTACTGTGGCTGTATTTTCGGTCTTACCATGCAACGCGACCAGCAAAACAAACTGATGGATGAAATGTTTTCTCCGATTTCAGGACAAATGCTGCCTGCTTCCATCGAAGAACGCCTTTACATGTACACAAAACGCAATAACCTCGAAGATGAGGGCAAAGTATATAAAATAATCAAACAAAAATTTTTAAACTACAGACAATTTAAGTGTAAACTCACATCGGGTAAAAAAGATATTCTTGAAGCCTATGCTCTAAGTTACTCTACTCTACCGAGAAAAAAAGCACAAGGACGTATAGAATTTTCACACAATGGAGTGCATTATTTTAATCGTGAAGAGATAAAATTTATCACTTTGCAAACCTACAATGACTTGAGCAAATCAACTTATAAATCTGTCAAAGAGCTTATTTACAATCCTTTGGATTTTGAAAAAGAGCAGAGACTCAGAGCTGTTGTATCGGGCTCAGATTATGACATAACTCCCATAATAGTTGTTCAGGATATACCGCAGGCCAAGCTTATGCTTGAACTCGATGCCAAAGTATATGAAGACACCAAAGAAAAACTTATTATCTTTTCTTAA